The window AGCCGCGCGAATCGAGTTCGACGCCGGCTTTGTCCAGGTCGAGTCGGTCCGTGTTGGGCGTCCGACCCGCCGCCACCAGGATGTCGGAGGCTTCGAGGGTTTTCTCCGTCGCCCCGACACGCACCTGGAGTTTGACACTTGTGCCCGATTTCCCTGCAACGCTTAGCACCTCGGCTTGCAACAGGACTTCGATCCCCTCGTCCTTCATCATTCCCAGTACCGCTTCCGCAAAATCGGGGTCTTCTCGTTCGAGGAGTTGCCGGCCGCGCTGGACGACCGTGACCCGGCTGCCGAAGCGGCGCATCGCCTGGGCGAATTCCAGACCGACGTAGCCGCCGCCGAGGATCACGAGATGTTCGGGCAGTCTCTCCAGGTCGAGGGCTTCGACGTGCGTCATCGGCCCGGCCGCCGCAAGGCCGGGCACGTCGGGGATGGTGGCCCGCGAGCCCACATTCAAGAAAACGCGGTCGCCGCGGAGCACGCGCGTGCCGCCGGCGTTCAACGCCACCTCCACGGTCTTCGGCTCCGTGAACCGCGCGTTGCCCATGATCAACTCGGCACCGCTCGACTTGAAGTAACCGAGGTGAAGGTCGATCAGGCCGGCGACCATCTCACGCTTGCGCTTCGCCACGCCGGCCATGTCGACGCGGACGGAACCGGTCACGACACCCAGTCCGGAGGTCGGATGGACGAGGGAGACGGCCTTGGCACTATAGATGACGTTTTTGCTCGGCAGGCAAGCGATATTCGGGCAAGAACCGCCGATCAGCGATCGCTCGACGACGGCGGTTTTCTGGCCTTTCTTCGCCAGGTTCCACGCAATGAGTTTGCCCGCCTCACCACTACCAATGACGAGGTTTTGATAAGTTTCGATCGCCACGGTGATTGTCCTTTCCTGATACTTGGCTGTCGGTCAAGCTTCTTTGTGATGAGCGTACACCCCAGTGGGCTCGGTGTCCCGCCTCATGTCGCATGCCCTCGATCCGACGGATCGTTTTCGAACCGTGTGCTTTCGGGACTGAACGGCTTGCGCAAATTTGGAGTGCGGCGCTTGACCGCCGCTTTTGCTTTTAAAAACCAAAGCGGCGGTCAAGCGCCGCACTCCAAATTTGCGCAAAAGGCGACCATCTTGGCCCGTGACTCTAGGCGTGGCAGGTGGTCAAGGCGGTGTTTGGCCACAAGAATCCTCCCCTTCGTTGGCCACCATCTCGCCTTCGGCTCATTCATCTGTGTGTTACAGAACCTATATTTTCATTGCTTGTTCGAGCAGCACCCGCGTGCGTTGTAGTTTGGTCGAAACCCTGTTAATCTATTTTCATATCTCAGCCGCCGTCACGATTATGCCTCGCAACGCCGTGGCGGCTTATCGAACTTCAGTTGTTAACCAAACGAGACTTCGCCACGGGGATTACGTTCCTGCGGCGCGTGTTCTTCTCTTGAGACTAACATTTTTCGGGTTATCGCTCGGTGGTCTCTTTGTCGGATAGGCCAAGGGTATAAACGTGTGAGACACTGCTCGGCGTCGATTGATGCCATCAGGTTCCACGATTCACGAACTCATACCGCGGCAGGAGTTTCGCCCATGACGCCCGCCACCGTCCTCGTCGTCGAAGACGAAATCATCATCGCCAAGGGCATCGAGAGGCAGATCAAGAAGTTGGGTTACGTGGTGGCGGGCACGGCCGCGACCGGCGAGGAGGCCGTGCGGAAGGCGGCCGAGCTGCGCCCGGACATCATCCTGATGGACATCAACCTCGGTGACGGGATGGACGGGGTGGCGGCCGCGACCGCCGTCCGCCGGGAGAGCGGCACGCCGGTGGTGTTCCTGACCGCTCATTCGGACGACGACACCCTCCAGCGGGCAAAACTGGCCGAGCCACACGGGTACGTCCTGAAACCTTACGAGGACAAAGACCTCCAGACGACAATTGAGATTGCTTTGTACAAGCACCAGATGGAGTGCCGCCTGCGGGAGAATGAACAGTGGCTCGCCGCCACCCTCGGGAGCATCGGGGACGGGGTGATCGCGACCGACGCCCGCGGCCGGGTGCGGTTCCTGAACGCACTCGCCGAGCAGTTGACCGGGTGGACGCAGGCCGACGCCCTCGACCGGGACCTGCGGGACGTCTTCCACATCGTCCACGAGAAGACCCGCCGGCCGGCCACGAACCCTGCCGTCGTCGCGCTGGAGAAAGGCGAATCCGCCACCCTCGACCCGGACACGATCCTGATCGGCAAAGACGGGAACGAGCGGCCCATCGACGACAACGCGGCCCCGATCCGCGACG is drawn from Fimbriiglobus ruber and contains these coding sequences:
- a CDS encoding dihydrolipoyl dehydrogenase family protein, translating into MAIETYQNLVIGSGEAGKLIAWNLAKKGQKTAVVERSLIGGSCPNIACLPSKNVIYSAKAVSLVHPTSGLGVVTGSVRVDMAGVAKRKREMVAGLIDLHLGYFKSSGAELIMGNARFTEPKTVEVALNAGGTRVLRGDRVFLNVGSRATIPDVPGLAAAGPMTHVEALDLERLPEHLVILGGGYVGLEFAQAMRRFGSRVTVVQRGRQLLEREDPDFAEAVLGMMKDEGIEVLLQAEVLSVAGKSGTSVKLQVRVGATEKTLEASDILVAAGRTPNTDRLDLDKAGVELDSRGYIRVNEKLQTSAADVWATGDGAGSPQFTHVGFDDFRVVMDNLNGGNRTTRGRLIPYCLFTDPELAHVGLNETEAKAKGVSYRVARLPMSFVLRTRTLSQTRGFARALIGDDDRILGFTAFGAEASEMLAAVQTAMVGGMPYTALRDTIFTHPTAAEGLISLFSSPLSKPKA